The following are encoded in a window of Salmo trutta chromosome 27, fSalTru1.1, whole genome shotgun sequence genomic DNA:
- the LOC115165094 gene encoding putative protein TPRXL, which yields MSPTSSPRSSSSSIPSPSHSPTSSPRSSSSSSSIPSPSHSPTSSPSSNSSSSSSPKPRPNPRPISNPRLSSSPRLSSNPRLSSNPRLSSNPRPSSNPRPSSNPRPSSNPRLSSNPRLSSNPSSNPRPSSNPRPSSNPRLSSSPRLSSNPRLSSNPSSNPRLSSNPRLSSNLSSNPRLSSNPRLSSNPRHSVNPRLSSNPRLSSNPSSNPRLNSNPRLSSNPRLSSNPRLSSNPSSNPRLNSNPRLSSNPRFNSNPRLSSNPRLNSNPRLNSNPSSRGAEEDSVPPCWRDDYS from the exons ATGAG CCCCACCTCCAGCCCCAGGTCCagctccagctccatccccagccccagccacaGCCCCACCTCCAGCCCCAggtccagctccagctccagctccatccccagccccagccacaGCCCCACCTCCAGCCCCAg CTCcaactccagctccagctccagccccaaACCCAGACCCAACCCCAGACCCATCTCCAACCCCAGACTCAGCTCCAGCCCCAGACTCAGCTCCAACCCCAGACTCAGCTCCAACCCCAGACTCAGCTCTAACCCCAGACCCAGCTCCAACCCCAGACCCAGCTCCAACCCCAGACCCAGCTCCAACCCCAGACTCAGCTCCAACCCCAGACTCAGCTCCAACCCCAGCTCCAACCCCAGACCCAGCTCCAACCCCAGACCCAGCTCCAACCCCAGACTCAGCTCCAGCCCCAGACTCAGCTCCAACCCCAGACTCAGCTCCAACCCCAGCTCCAACCCCAGACTCAGCTCCAACCCCAGACTCAGCTCCAACCTCAGCTCCAACCCCAGACTCAGCTCCAACCCCAGACTCAGCTCCAACCCCAGACACAGCGTCAACCCCAGACTCAGCTCCAACCCCAGACTCAGCTCCAACCCCAGCTCCAACCCCAGACTCAACTCCAACCCCAGACTCAGCTCCAACCCCAGACTCAGCTCCAACCCCAGACTCAGCTCCAACCCCAGCTCCAACCCCAGACTCAACTCCAACCCCAGACTCAGCTCCAACCCCAGATTCAACTCCAACCCCAGACTCAGCTCCAACCCCAGACTCAACTCCAACCCCAGACTCAACTCCAACCCCAGCTCCAGAGGGGCAGAAGAAGACAGTGTGCCCCCATGCTG GAGAGATGACTACAGTTGA